The proteins below come from a single Papaver somniferum cultivar HN1 chromosome 11, ASM357369v1, whole genome shotgun sequence genomic window:
- the LOC113325266 gene encoding cysteine-rich receptor-like protein kinase 10: protein MLTHNPSATEFIQIPFLFIILLRGLHIQAQDTFLHCPANTPNYTSGSEYETNLRKFLLPSLVSNGSINGFFNTSVGTNPNNTVYGLVQCRGDISMDSCKSCLNSSSVVVIQKCTNHIDVDVRLYECLLRYSNTRFFGEVDESLLVWFPNQEKVNNLDIFNGQLGNLMNDLMADASSDSSKFDVGSFNYNDFSKIYGMVQCTRDLSRDSCTSCLQDMIGRIPSLYNGSRSGHIMTQSCFIRYDDNMFYELQTPPPPPPDTVPGSMSPLPSDSGKEPPPGPEPSVNTVAVAVPVVVGISLVLVAVCFYCLRRKKSVTSKSDIQGASRDPMENQDSLQFDLVTIRDATNEFSDANKLGEGGFGAVYKGKLQNGQEIAVKRLSVNSGQGLQEFKNEVVLLNKLQHRNLVRLLGFCFEGHEQILIYEHVANRSLDKYIFDTRRKVLLDWEKRYKIIAGIARGLLYLREDSRLTIIHRDLKAGNILLTEEMEAKIADFGLAKLFEIDQTQGNTSRIAGTLGYMAPEYALHGLFSVKSDVYSFGVLLLEIVSGRKITSSHRSSPTPDLLSYAWKNWRERTPLELMDPILSHCSSRNEVIRVIKTLAPGYTQE from the exons GTTTATCATCTTATTACGTGGATTACATATTCAAGCTCAAGACACTTTTCTCCATTGTCCTGCTAATACTCCAAATTATACTTCTGGTAGTGAATACGAAACCAACCTCAGaaaatttcttcttccttctttggttTCAAATGGTTCTATTAATGGATTTTTCAATACTTCGGTGGGTACGAATCCAAACAATACTGTTTACGGACTTGTTCAGTGCCGAGGTGATATTTCTATGGATTCTTGCAAATCTTGTCTAAATTCTTCCAGTGTTGTTGTCATTCAGAAATGTACTAATCATATAGACGTCGATGTTCGTCTTTATGAATGTCTTTTACGCTACTCCAATACTAGATTCTTCGGAGAAGTTGATGAAAGTTTGCTTGTTTGGTTTCCGAATCAGGAAAAGGTTAATAATCTTGATATATTTAATGGTCAACTAGGTAATTTGATGAATGATCTCATGGCTGATGCTTCATCGGATTCGTCTAAGTTTGATGTTGGATCATTTAACTATAATGATTTCAGTAAAATATATGGTATGGTTCAATGTACTAGAGatctgtcaagagattcttgtacATCTTGTTTACAAGATATGATTGGTAGAATTCCAAGTTTATATAATGGATCAAGAAGTGGACATATAATGACTCAAAGTTGTTTTATAAGATATGATGATAACATGTTTTACGAATTACAAAcaccgccgccaccgccaccgGACACAGTTCCAGGTTCTATGTCGCCGCTGCCGTCAGATTCTGGAAaag AACCGCCGCCAGGGCCAGAACCGTCGGTGAATACTGTTGCAGTAGCTGTTCCCGTAGTAGTTGGAATTTCGTTGGTGTTAGTAGCAGTGTGTTTTTACtgcttaaggagaaagaaaagtgtGACTAGTAAATCTGACATTCAAG GAGCTTCCAGGGATCCAATGGAAAATCAAGATTCTTTGCAATTTGACCTGGTTACAATTAGAGATGCTACAAATGAGTTTTCTGATGCTAACAAGCTTGGGGAGGGTGGTTTTGGTGCAGTCTACAAG GGTAAGCTTCAAAATGGGCAAGAAATCGCGGTAAAACGTCTCTCTGTGAATTCGGGACAAGGTTTGCAGGAATTCAAGAACGAGGTGGTTTTGCTAAATAAGCTTCAACACAGAAATCTTGTCAGACTTTTGGGTTTCTGTTTCGAAGGCCATGAGCAGATACTCATCTACGAACATGTAGCCAATAGAAGTCTCGACAAGTACATCTTTG ATACCAGAAGAAAAGTTCTTTTGGATTGGGAAAAGCGCTACAAAATCATAGCAGGGATTGCCAGGGGACTTTTATATCTTCGCGAAGACTCTCGGCTTACTATTATTCACAGGGATCTTAAAGCAGGTAATATTTTGTTAACTGAAGAAATGGAAGCGAAAATTGCAGATTTTGGGCTGGCTAAGCTTTTCGAGATCGATCAAACACAGGGTAACACAAGTAGAATTGCCGGGACACT TGGTTACATGGCCCCCGAGTATGCATTGCATGGACTATTTTCTGTAAAGTCAGATGTTTATAGTTTCGGGGTTTTGCTCTTGGAAATCGTAAGTGGTCGTAAGATTACCAGTTCTCATCGGTCATCTCCAACACCAGATCTTTTAAGCTAT GCATGGAAAAATTGGAGAGAAAGGACACCCTTGGAGCTGATGGATCCAATTTTATCCCACTGTTCTTCAAGAAATGAAGTGATTAGGGTtattaagacattagcgcccggctacactcaagagtga